Proteins from a single region of Salipiger sp. H15:
- a CDS encoding Na/Pi cotransporter family protein: MNSVLIAAQIGGAVALLLYGLGLIREGVTQALGLRLQVVLGLGTRTGLRAFLAGLLTTLGLQSSTATALMAAGFVERGMIRTRMAQIALLGANIGTALTAWFVTTGIEAAAPALLLAGYILLRRKEAAASGSGRALVGVGMMLLSLTLLSHATTPLREAPEVAAFLAMLDKAWPVALLFAAGLTVLCSSSLAAVLLIASLALPPALTVVLVLGANLGGAVPAVLATSGMGAEARRVTAGNLCVRAIGCLCVLPFAAPFATLLQRVPAGSGLAVEAHLVFNLVLAAAIWPASGLIATLMTRVIPEPAEDTPELAPRWLDEAALNTPAVALTGASREALAISDAVERMLIQTRAAFRLDDPAPLAEVAELEARVDRRQQEVKTYLSRLGQEASEEDRRRSITILDYVINLEHIGDIIDKGLSPEVRKKTGLRLRFSDEGYDELDRLFLMSLETLKLAQTVFMTGDRDQARRLVELKVEIRNLERQSAQRHLIRLREGHAISRETSSLHLDLLRDLKRINAHTVSVAHPILDEEGLLAESRLRQS, encoded by the coding sequence ATGAATTCGGTCTTGATCGCGGCCCAGATCGGCGGGGCGGTTGCGCTCTTGCTCTACGGGCTCGGCCTCATTCGGGAGGGCGTCACCCAGGCGCTCGGGCTGAGGCTTCAGGTGGTGCTCGGCCTCGGCACCAGGACCGGGCTGCGCGCCTTTCTTGCCGGGTTGCTGACGACGCTCGGGCTTCAATCCTCCACCGCGACCGCGCTGATGGCGGCGGGCTTTGTCGAGCGGGGGATGATCCGGACCCGCATGGCGCAGATCGCGCTGCTTGGTGCCAACATCGGCACCGCGCTGACCGCCTGGTTCGTGACCACGGGGATCGAGGCGGCGGCGCCTGCGCTGCTTCTTGCCGGCTACATCCTGCTCCGCCGCAAGGAGGCCGCAGCCTCGGGCAGCGGCCGCGCGCTGGTCGGGGTCGGCATGATGCTCTTGTCCCTGACCCTGCTGAGCCATGCCACGACCCCGCTTCGCGAGGCTCCGGAGGTCGCGGCGTTCCTCGCCATGCTGGACAAGGCATGGCCCGTGGCCCTGCTCTTTGCCGCCGGCCTGACCGTGCTCTGCTCGTCGTCGCTCGCCGCCGTCCTGCTGATCGCGTCGCTCGCCCTGCCGCCGGCGCTGACGGTTGTGCTGGTGCTGGGCGCGAACCTCGGCGGCGCAGTGCCGGCCGTGCTCGCAACCTCCGGCATGGGGGCCGAGGCGCGACGGGTGACGGCCGGAAACCTCTGCGTGCGCGCCATCGGCTGCCTGTGCGTGCTGCCCTTCGCGGCCCCCTTCGCGACGCTGCTTCAGCGCGTCCCGGCCGGCAGCGGCCTGGCGGTCGAGGCGCATCTCGTCTTCAACCTGGTGCTCGCCGCGGCGATCTGGCCCGCGTCGGGCCTCATCGCCACCCTGATGACCCGGGTCATTCCGGAGCCCGCCGAGGACACGCCCGAACTGGCCCCCCGCTGGCTCGACGAGGCGGCGCTGAACACGCCGGCTGTCGCGCTCACCGGGGCCAGCCGCGAGGCGCTGGCGATCAGCGATGCCGTCGAGCGGATGCTGATCCAGACCCGCGCCGCCTTCCGCCTCGACGATCCCGCCCCCCTGGCGGAGGTTGCGGAACTGGAGGCGCGCGTGGATCGGCGGCAGCAGGAGGTGAAGACCTACCTGTCGCGCCTCGGGCAGGAGGCGAGCGAGGAGGATCGTCGTCGGTCGATCACGATCCTCGATTACGTCATCAACCTCGAACATATCGGCGACATCATCGACAAGGGCCTGTCTCCGGAAGTGCGCAAGAAGACCGGGTTGCGCCTACGCTTCTCGGACGAGGGCTATGATGAGCTCGACCGGCTCTTCCTGATGAGCCTCGAGACGCTGAAGCTGGCACAGACCGTCTTCATGACCGGCGACCGGGACCAGGCGCGGCGGCTCGTCGAGCTGAAGGTCGAGATCCGCAACCTCGAGCGCCAGTCCGCGCAGCGCCACCTGATCCGCCTGCGCGAGGGTCACGCCATCAGTCGCGAGACGTCGTCCCTGCATCTCGACCTGCTGCGGGACCTGAAGCGGATCAATGCCCATACCGTATCGGTGGCGCATCCGATCCTCGACGAGGAAGGTTTGCTGGCCGAAAGCCGGCTGCGGCAGAGCTGA
- a CDS encoding antibiotic biosynthesis monooxygenase, giving the protein MRAMTVVKFKPKPGMEEEFEALYKSLKREFDGLRRMSLVKSTDGGYFGVGEWDSFDHLVAARQAMQDNLDKFRHTLSSFSEDMGVTDAMSGNVAFRWKFDGAVNGQ; this is encoded by the coding sequence ATGCGCGCAATGACAGTGGTCAAGTTCAAGCCCAAGCCAGGCATGGAAGAGGAATTCGAGGCGCTCTACAAAAGTCTCAAGCGGGAATTCGATGGCCTGCGGAGGATGTCCCTCGTGAAGTCGACCGACGGCGGATACTTTGGTGTCGGTGAATGGGACAGCTTCGACCATCTCGTCGCCGCCCGCCAGGCGATGCAGGACAACCTCGACAAGTTCCGCCACACGTTGTCGAGCTTTTCGGAAGACATGGGCGTCACCGATGCGATGTCGGGCAATGTCGCCTTCCGCTGGAAATTCGACGGCGCCGTCAACGGACAGTAA
- a CDS encoding serine hydrolase domain-containing protein — MLSGTGAEILPYWSFTKTALAICALKLVEAGRLELDAPLKDAPYSLRQLLEHSAGLPDYGTLPAYHAAVAADEEPWSRAHLREATLAQGMRFAPGTGWCYSNLGYMQVGELIEEASGQPLATHLREALTAPLGLSSVRLATRREDFAPIPWPGARSYHPGWVYHGCLTGTAPDAARLLDALFRGTLLAPPTLARMLERQPLGGAIEGRPWTDCGYALGLMSARVGGSGRAIGHSGGGPFCVNAVYHFPDLGSGVTVASFAPGPDVGIPEAAAVAHAVD; from the coding sequence ATGCTGTCCGGCACCGGGGCCGAGATCCTGCCCTACTGGAGCTTCACCAAGACCGCCCTCGCGATCTGCGCGCTGAAGCTGGTCGAGGCCGGGCGGCTGGAGCTCGACGCGCCCTTGAAGGATGCGCCTTACAGCCTGCGCCAGCTGCTCGAACACAGCGCCGGACTGCCGGACTACGGCACCCTGCCCGCCTACCACGCGGCGGTTGCGGCGGACGAGGAGCCCTGGTCCCGCGCCCATCTCCGCGAGGCGACGCTCGCCCAGGGGATGCGCTTCGCGCCGGGGACGGGCTGGTGCTATTCCAACCTCGGCTACATGCAGGTGGGCGAGCTCATCGAGGAGGCTTCGGGCCAGCCGCTTGCCACGCATCTGCGCGAGGCGCTCACCGCGCCGCTCGGGCTTTCGAGCGTCAGGCTCGCCACCCGCCGCGAGGATTTCGCGCCCATCCCCTGGCCGGGCGCGCGCAGCTATCACCCGGGCTGGGTCTACCACGGCTGCCTCACCGGCACCGCACCCGACGCGGCGCGGCTGCTCGACGCGCTCTTCCGCGGCACGCTGCTCGCACCACCGACGTTGGCGCGGATGCTGGAACGCCAGCCGCTCGGCGGCGCTATCGAGGGCCGCCCCTGGACCGACTGCGGCTACGCGCTCGGGCTGATGAGCGCGCGAGTCGGGGGCTCGGGCCGTGCGATCGGCCATTCCGGCGGAGGCCCCTTCTGCGTGAACGCGGTCTACCACTTCCCCGACCTTGGCTCCGGCGTCACCGTGGCGAGCTTTGCACCCGGCCCCGACGTCGGCATTCCCGAGGCGGCGGCGGTGGCGCATGCCGTGGACTGA
- the fabG gene encoding 3-oxoacyl-[acyl-carrier-protein] reductase has product MFDLTGKCALITGASGGIGGAIAKALHGAGATVGLSGTREAPLQELAAELGERVFVLPCNLSDPEAVAALPKQAADAMGAVDILVNNAGITRDNLFMRMSDDEWQSVIDVNLTANFKLCKGVLRGMMKARWGRIINISSIVGATGNPGQGNYAAAKAGLVGMTKSLAYEVASRGITANAVAPGFIETAMTDKLNDDQKAGIMAQIPAGRMGTAEEIAAAVLYLSSQEAAYVTGATLHVNGGMAML; this is encoded by the coding sequence ATGTTCGATCTGACGGGAAAATGCGCGCTGATCACCGGCGCATCTGGCGGCATCGGCGGCGCCATCGCCAAGGCGCTGCACGGGGCGGGCGCGACGGTGGGGCTTTCGGGCACCCGCGAGGCACCGCTGCAGGAACTGGCCGCGGAACTGGGCGAGCGCGTCTTCGTGCTGCCCTGCAACCTTTCCGACCCCGAGGCCGTGGCGGCGCTGCCGAAGCAGGCGGCGGACGCGATGGGCGCGGTCGACATCCTCGTCAACAACGCCGGGATCACCCGCGACAACCTCTTCATGCGCATGTCGGATGACGAGTGGCAGTCGGTGATCGACGTGAACCTCACCGCCAACTTCAAGCTCTGCAAAGGCGTGCTGCGCGGCATGATGAAGGCGCGCTGGGGCCGCATCATCAACATCTCGTCCATCGTCGGCGCCACCGGCAACCCGGGGCAGGGCAACTACGCCGCCGCGAAGGCCGGTCTTGTCGGCATGACCAAGTCTCTGGCCTACGAGGTCGCCTCGCGCGGGATCACCGCGAATGCCGTGGCCCCGGGCTTCATCGAGACTGCGATGACCGACAAGCTGAACGACGACCAGAAAGCCGGTATCATGGCGCAGATCCCCGCGGGCCGCATGGGCACGGCGGAAGAAATTGCCGCTGCGGTACTCTATCTTTCCAGTCAAGAAGCTGCTTATGTCACAGGCGCGACGCTGCATGTGAACGGCGGTATGGCAATGCTCTGA
- a CDS encoding acyl carrier protein has protein sequence MSDIPDRVRKIVVEHLGVEEDKVTESASFIDDLGADSLDTVELVMAFEEEFGIEIPDDAAETIQTFGDAVKFIKEAS, from the coding sequence ATGAGCGATATCCCTGATCGCGTGCGCAAGATCGTGGTTGAGCACCTGGGTGTTGAAGAAGACAAGGTGACCGAGAGCGCCTCCTTCATCGACGACCTCGGCGCGGACAGCCTCGACACCGTCGAACTGGTCATGGCCTTCGAAGAAGAGTTCGGCATCGAGATCCCCGATGACGCAGCCGAGACCATCCAGACCTTCGGCGATGCGGTGAAGTTCATCAAGGAAGCCTCCTGA
- a CDS encoding thiamine pyrophosphate-requiring protein: MKDQTTVTAGGAIFPRLKALGVDYVFANSGTDFPPIIEGLAQAAAEGIDLPQALVMPHEHAAMGMAHGYYLMTGKAQAVMLHTNVGLANGAIGAINAACEHVPMILMSGRTPVTEEGRFGARTVPIGWGQEMRDQAALVREASKWEYELKFPEQVPGLLDRAHAIANSTPKGPVYLSIPREVLCEPVPTEGLDAAPTMAASEAAPHPEALATLARWLAEAEAPLIIAQRGSGDAESFAAFADWAEDWGIAVCSWWATHLAIATDHPCHVGADPGPWLAQADVVLILDCLAPWMPDAHAPRPDAKIANMGPDPIFSRFPVRNFRSDLSITGENARTIPALIAAMADLPKGDHVAPRRARLAETTAAARKAQAEAAQPSGELLTKPAVSRILGEALDAQDAPSTVFSELGTMLGHLPRRAHRAWFQEPHSGGLGWSFPAALGAQLAEPDRICVATLGDGSYMFANPVACHQIAEALALPILIVILNNAEWGAVRASVSGLYPDGAASRANAMPLTGLSPSPDFCKVAEASNAFARAVETPAELRPALDEALRVIREERRCALLNVRIAG; this comes from the coding sequence ATGAAAGACCAAACGACCGTCACCGCCGGGGGAGCGATCTTCCCCCGGCTGAAGGCGCTCGGCGTGGATTACGTCTTCGCCAACTCCGGCACCGACTTCCCGCCGATCATCGAGGGGCTGGCGCAGGCCGCCGCCGAGGGGATCGACCTGCCGCAGGCGCTGGTCATGCCGCACGAGCACGCGGCCATGGGCATGGCGCATGGCTACTACCTGATGACCGGCAAGGCGCAGGCGGTCATGCTGCACACCAATGTCGGGCTGGCGAACGGCGCGATCGGCGCGATCAACGCCGCCTGCGAGCACGTGCCGATGATCCTCATGTCGGGCCGCACCCCGGTCACCGAGGAGGGCCGCTTCGGCGCGCGCACCGTGCCGATCGGCTGGGGCCAGGAAATGCGCGACCAGGCGGCGCTGGTCCGCGAGGCCTCGAAATGGGAATACGAGCTGAAGTTCCCCGAGCAGGTGCCCGGGCTTCTCGACCGCGCCCATGCCATCGCCAACTCGACCCCCAAGGGGCCGGTGTACCTGTCGATCCCGCGCGAGGTGCTCTGCGAGCCCGTGCCGACCGAGGGGCTGGATGCCGCCCCCACGATGGCCGCCTCCGAGGCCGCGCCGCACCCCGAGGCGCTGGCCACGCTCGCCCGCTGGCTGGCCGAGGCCGAGGCGCCGCTGATCATCGCGCAGCGAGGGTCCGGCGATGCCGAAAGCTTCGCCGCCTTCGCGGACTGGGCCGAGGACTGGGGCATCGCGGTCTGCTCGTGGTGGGCGACGCACCTCGCGATCGCCACCGACCACCCCTGCCACGTCGGCGCCGATCCCGGCCCCTGGTTGGCGCAGGCCGACGTGGTGCTGATCCTCGACTGCCTCGCCCCCTGGATGCCCGACGCCCACGCGCCGCGCCCGGATGCGAAGATCGCCAACATGGGCCCGGACCCGATCTTCTCGCGCTTCCCGGTGCGCAACTTCCGTTCGGATCTCAGCATCACCGGCGAGAATGCCCGGACCATTCCCGCGCTGATCGCCGCCATGGCGGACCTGCCGAAGGGCGATCACGTCGCGCCGCGCCGCGCCCGGCTTGCCGAGACCACGGCAGCGGCCCGCAAGGCACAGGCCGAGGCTGCCCAGCCCAGCGGCGAGCTGCTCACCAAGCCCGCCGTCAGCCGCATCCTCGGCGAGGCGCTCGACGCGCAGGACGCACCCAGCACGGTCTTCTCCGAGCTTGGCACCATGCTCGGGCACCTGCCCCGCCGCGCGCACCGGGCCTGGTTCCAGGAGCCGCATTCGGGCGGGCTCGGCTGGTCCTTCCCGGCCGCGCTCGGCGCGCAGCTCGCCGAGCCGGACCGCATCTGCGTTGCGACGCTGGGGGATGGCAGCTACATGTTCGCCAACCCCGTGGCCTGCCACCAGATCGCCGAGGCGCTGGCCCTGCCCATCCTCATCGTGATCCTCAACAACGCCGAATGGGGTGCGGTGCGGGCCTCGGTGAGCGGGCTCTACCCGGACGGCGCGGCCAGCCGCGCCAATGCGATGCCGCTGACCGGCCTCTCGCCCTCGCCGGACTTCTGCAAGGTGGCCGAGGCGAGCAACGCCTTCGCCCGTGCCGTCGAGACGCCCGCAGAATTGCGCCCGGCGCTCGACGAGGCGCTGCGGGTGATCCGCGAGGAGCGCCGCTGCGCCCTGCTCAACGTCCGCATCGCCGGCTGA
- a CDS encoding TRAP transporter large permease — protein sequence MTDPITLGVLSLVILIALIAIRIPIAYGMILVGGVGIALVNGPMLLMSQLKTLAYGQFSIYDLSVVPMFVLMGELATVAGLSQALFRGANAWLGWMRGGTAMAAIAGCAGFGAVCGSSLATASTMGKVALPELKRYNYSGALATGALSAGGVLGILIPPSVVLIVYAVIVEANIVTMFAAALLPGILAVIFFILTIAIYVRVRPASGPAGGVASRSEFVTATLGLLPVMVIFGLVLGGIYGGFFNPTPAAAVGVFLVWLYGLVKRRVGLAEMVTALKSTARTSGMIYVILLGAELMKIFMSRIGLPQQAAAWIAESGLAPMTVMVLILVALILLGCLMDSMSMILLVIPFFWPMLVELNGGLYATADVAGFGLSTEDLKVWFGILALIVAELGLITPPVGMNVFIISALAKDTPMIETFKGVAPFFCAELVRVTLILAFPVLTLWLPSLLGG from the coding sequence GTGACCGATCCCATCACCCTCGGCGTGCTGTCGCTGGTCATCCTGATCGCGCTCATCGCCATCCGCATCCCGATCGCCTACGGGATGATCCTCGTCGGCGGGGTCGGCATCGCGCTGGTCAACGGGCCGATGCTGCTGATGAGCCAGCTGAAGACGCTCGCCTACGGCCAGTTCTCGATCTACGACCTCTCGGTCGTGCCGATGTTCGTGCTCATGGGCGAGCTTGCCACGGTCGCGGGCCTGTCGCAGGCGCTGTTCCGCGGCGCCAATGCCTGGCTCGGCTGGATGCGCGGCGGCACCGCCATGGCCGCGATCGCCGGCTGCGCCGGGTTCGGCGCGGTCTGCGGCTCGTCGCTGGCCACCGCCTCGACCATGGGCAAGGTCGCCCTGCCCGAGCTCAAGCGCTACAACTACTCCGGCGCGCTGGCGACCGGTGCGCTCTCGGCCGGCGGCGTGCTCGGCATCCTGATCCCGCCCTCGGTCGTGCTCATCGTCTACGCGGTGATCGTCGAGGCCAACATCGTCACCATGTTCGCCGCGGCGCTGCTGCCGGGCATCCTCGCGGTGATCTTCTTCATCCTGACCATCGCCATCTACGTCCGCGTGCGCCCCGCGTCGGGCCCTGCCGGCGGCGTCGCCAGCCGGTCGGAGTTCGTCACCGCCACGCTCGGCCTGCTGCCGGTCATGGTCATTTTCGGCCTCGTGCTCGGCGGCATCTACGGCGGCTTCTTCAACCCGACCCCGGCCGCGGCCGTGGGCGTGTTCCTCGTCTGGCTCTACGGGCTGGTGAAGCGCCGCGTCGGTCTTGCCGAGATGGTGACGGCGCTGAAATCCACCGCCCGCACCTCGGGGATGATCTACGTGATCCTGCTCGGCGCGGAGCTGATGAAGATCTTCATGTCGCGCATCGGCCTGCCGCAGCAGGCGGCGGCATGGATCGCCGAGAGCGGCCTTGCCCCGATGACCGTGATGGTGCTGATCCTCGTCGCGCTCATCCTGCTCGGCTGCCTGATGGACAGCATGTCGATGATCCTGCTGGTCATCCCGTTCTTCTGGCCGATGCTGGTCGAGCTGAACGGCGGGCTCTACGCCACCGCCGACGTCGCCGGCTTCGGGCTGAGCACCGAGGATCTCAAGGTCTGGTTCGGCATCCTCGCGCTCATAGTCGCCGAGCTCGGGCTGATCACCCCGCCGGTGGGGATGAACGTCTTCATCATCTCGGCGCTGGCCAAGGACACGCCGATGATCGAAACCTTCAAGGGCGTCGCCCCCTTCTTCTGTGCCGAGCTGGTGCGGGTCACGCTGATCCTTGCCTTCCCCGTGCTCACGCTCTGGCTGCCATCCCTGCTCGGAGGCTGA
- a CDS encoding TRAP transporter small permease has translation MFIEETQGRSGVSAAVARLVTLWALLGGALLLVIVLINVASVLGAVVHKPFSGDFELTEMGVAVAVFAFLPYCQLTDANVTADIFTANAPRPMLAVLRALASLVAFGFACILVWRMYLGMLDQKAYNYTTTILQVPIWWAFVPILVSLVLLVAAAALTFRDSLTEVRK, from the coding sequence ATGTTCATCGAAGAAACCCAAGGCCGCAGCGGGGTATCCGCTGCGGTCGCACGTCTCGTCACCCTCTGGGCGCTGCTCGGCGGCGCGCTTCTGCTGGTGATCGTCCTCATCAACGTCGCCTCGGTCCTCGGGGCCGTGGTGCACAAGCCGTTTTCCGGCGATTTCGAGCTGACCGAGATGGGCGTGGCGGTGGCGGTCTTCGCCTTCCTGCCCTACTGCCAGCTCACCGACGCCAACGTCACCGCCGACATCTTCACCGCGAACGCCCCCCGCCCCATGCTGGCGGTGCTGCGCGCGCTCGCCTCGCTCGTCGCCTTCGGCTTTGCCTGCATCCTCGTGTGGCGGATGTACCTCGGCATGCTCGACCAGAAGGCCTACAATTACACCACGACGATCCTGCAGGTCCCGATCTGGTGGGCCTTCGTGCCGATCCTCGTGTCGCTCGTGCTGCTTGTCGCCGCCGCCGCGCTGACCTTCCGCGACAGCCTGACGGAGGTGCGCAAGTGA
- a CDS encoding TRAP transporter substrate-binding protein, which produces MKLKLARTAVAALALSVAAGGAWAQEYTFKLHHFLGAKAPAQTEMLEPWAKAVEENSGGKVKIEIYPSMTLGGRPPELINQVRDGVVDLVWTVNGYTPGLFPRTEVMELPNVFTNDPSAANLALLDMYDEYLKDEYKGVEPMFLHVHAGQAIHTVDKEIRKPEDIAGLKMRIPTRTGAWVIEALGGSPVSMPVPDLPQALSKKVVDGAFIPWEIIPALKLQDQTKYQIEGFNKTRFGTTTFQVSMNKARWDGLPEDIQKAFRDASGRDWVAQVGKIWRDIDERGIKVATDAGNTHVTLTEEETAAFEKALEPVVDRWIEDVTAQGIDGAAMVAKARELIKANADSSMSN; this is translated from the coding sequence ATGAAACTGAAACTGGCAAGAACCGCAGTCGCGGCCCTGGCCCTGAGCGTCGCCGCCGGCGGCGCCTGGGCCCAGGAATACACCTTCAAGCTGCACCACTTCCTCGGCGCCAAGGCACCGGCACAGACCGAGATGCTCGAGCCCTGGGCCAAGGCGGTCGAGGAGAACTCGGGCGGCAAGGTGAAGATCGAGATCTACCCTTCGATGACCCTCGGCGGCCGTCCGCCCGAGCTGATCAACCAGGTGCGTGACGGCGTCGTCGACCTCGTCTGGACGGTGAACGGCTACACGCCGGGCCTGTTCCCGCGCACCGAGGTGATGGAGTTGCCGAACGTCTTCACCAACGATCCCTCGGCCGCGAACCTCGCGCTGCTCGACATGTACGACGAGTACCTCAAGGACGAGTACAAGGGCGTCGAGCCGATGTTCCTGCACGTCCACGCGGGCCAGGCGATCCACACCGTCGACAAGGAAATCCGCAAGCCCGAGGACATCGCCGGGCTGAAGATGCGCATCCCCACCCGCACCGGCGCCTGGGTCATCGAGGCACTCGGCGGCTCGCCGGTCTCGATGCCGGTTCCGGACCTGCCGCAGGCGCTTTCCAAGAAGGTCGTCGACGGCGCCTTCATCCCGTGGGAGATCATCCCGGCGCTGAAGCTGCAGGACCAGACCAAGTACCAGATCGAGGGCTTCAACAAGACCCGCTTCGGCACCACCACCTTCCAGGTCTCGATGAACAAGGCGCGCTGGGACGGCCTGCCCGAGGACATCCAGAAGGCCTTCCGCGACGCGTCGGGCCGTGACTGGGTGGCGCAGGTCGGCAAGATCTGGCGCGACATCGACGAGCGCGGCATCAAGGTCGCGACCGACGCGGGCAACACCCACGTGACGCTCACCGAGGAAGAGACCGCCGCCTTCGAGAAGGCGCTCGAGCCGGTCGTCGATCGCTGGATCGAGGACGTGACCGCGCAGGGCATCGACGGCGCCGCGATGGTCGCCAAGGCGCGCGAGCTGATCAAGGCCAACGCCGACTCGAGCATGAGCAACTGA
- a CDS encoding aldehyde dehydrogenase, producing the protein MDSLNLFIDGEHVPAEDDREFERTNPVSGEVATRAAAASKADATRAVDAAAAAFPEWAAVPPGQRRKLLIKASEALAARGDDIVAAMKAEIGATEAWARFNVMLASDMLLEAASLVTQIKGEIVPSNRPGSTAYAVRQPAGVVLAMAPWNAPVILGVRSIATPLACGNTVVMKTSELCPRTHALILEAVSEAGLPKGVVNAISNAPEDAPELVETLIAHPAVRRVNFTGSTRVGRIVAELSARHLKPSLLELGGKAPFLVLDDADIPAAVAAAGFGSYMNQGQICMSTERIIVMDGIADAFVAAFSEKVESLTAGDPREGKAPLGSLVNMGAADRIRDLIEDAVQKGARLIGGGGTGTILNAAALDGVTPQMRLYTEESFGPVASIIRVGSVDEAVRVANESEFGLSAAVFGRDQARAMAVARRIESGICHVNGPTVHDEAQMPFGGVKDSGYGRFGGTWGVAEFTELRWMTTQDGDLHYPI; encoded by the coding sequence ATGGACAGCCTCAACCTCTTTATCGACGGCGAGCACGTGCCCGCCGAGGACGACCGCGAGTTCGAACGCACCAACCCGGTGTCGGGCGAAGTGGCCACCCGCGCCGCCGCGGCCAGCAAGGCCGATGCGACCCGCGCGGTGGATGCCGCCGCCGCGGCCTTCCCGGAATGGGCCGCCGTGCCCCCGGGCCAGCGCCGCAAGCTGCTGATCAAGGCCTCCGAGGCGCTGGCCGCGCGCGGCGACGACATCGTCGCGGCGATGAAGGCCGAGATCGGCGCGACCGAGGCCTGGGCCCGGTTCAACGTCATGCTCGCGTCCGACATGCTGCTGGAAGCGGCCAGCCTCGTGACGCAGATCAAGGGCGAGATCGTGCCCTCGAACCGCCCCGGCTCGACCGCCTACGCGGTGCGCCAGCCGGCGGGCGTGGTGCTGGCCATGGCGCCCTGGAACGCGCCGGTGATCCTTGGCGTGCGCTCGATCGCGACGCCGCTCGCCTGCGGCAACACCGTGGTGATGAAGACCTCGGAGCTCTGCCCGCGCACCCATGCGCTGATCCTCGAAGCAGTGTCCGAGGCGGGCCTGCCGAAGGGCGTGGTCAACGCCATCTCGAACGCACCCGAGGATGCGCCCGAGCTGGTCGAGACGCTGATCGCCCACCCCGCCGTGCGCCGGGTGAACTTCACCGGCTCGACCCGCGTCGGCCGCATCGTGGCGGAGCTTTCCGCGCGCCACCTCAAGCCCTCGCTGCTGGAGCTGGGCGGCAAGGCACCCTTCCTCGTTCTCGATGACGCCGACATCCCCGCCGCGGTCGCCGCCGCGGGCTTCGGCTCCTACATGAACCAGGGCCAGATCTGCATGTCGACCGAGCGCATCATCGTCATGGACGGGATCGCCGACGCCTTCGTCGCGGCCTTCTCCGAGAAGGTCGAGAGCCTCACCGCGGGCGATCCGCGCGAGGGCAAGGCGCCGCTCGGCAGCCTCGTCAACATGGGCGCCGCCGACCGCATCCGCGACCTCATCGAGGACGCCGTGCAGAAGGGCGCGCGGCTGATCGGCGGCGGCGGCACCGGCACCATCCTCAACGCCGCGGCGCTCGACGGGGTGACCCCGCAGATGCGCCTCTACACTGAGGAAAGCTTCGGCCCGGTCGCGTCGATCATCCGCGTGGGCAGCGTCGACGAGGCGGTGCGCGTGGCGAACGAAAGCGAGTTCGGCCTGTCGGCGGCGGTCTTCGGCCGCGACCAGGCCCGCGCCATGGCGGTCGCCCGGCGCATCGAGAGTGGTATTTGCCACGTCAACGGCCCGACCGTGCATGACGAGGCGCAAATGCCCTTCGGCGGCGTGAAGGATTCAGGCTACGGTCGCTTCGGCGGCACGTGGGGAGTCGCCGAGTTCACCGAGCTGCGCTGGATGACCACGCAGGACGGCGATCTTCACTACCCGATCTGA
- a CDS encoding ABC transporter ATP-binding protein: MLEIDNLRITYGKHSALGGVSMSVARGECVVILGANGAGKSSLLKAVGGVVRPASGRILHEGQDLAQVPAHEIVERGIALVPEGRGIFARMSVADNLALGCHPIRARGGADKRRKEVLELFPRLAERQKQLAGTMSGGEQQMVAIARALMSNPELLLLDEPSLGLAPIVTKEVFAALGRIRQTGLTLLIVEQNVRASLALATRGYLLEAGRVVGSGSADQLQSDPAVQRAFLGGTSEPLETEMK; the protein is encoded by the coding sequence ATGCTTGAGATCGACAACCTGCGCATCACCTACGGCAAGCACAGCGCGCTTGGCGGGGTGAGCATGTCGGTGGCGCGGGGCGAATGCGTGGTGATCCTCGGCGCCAACGGCGCGGGCAAGTCCTCGCTGCTGAAGGCGGTGGGCGGCGTCGTCCGCCCGGCCTCGGGGCGCATCCTGCACGAGGGGCAGGATCTGGCGCAGGTGCCCGCGCACGAGATCGTCGAGCGCGGCATCGCGCTGGTGCCCGAGGGGCGCGGCATCTTCGCCCGCATGAGCGTGGCCGACAACCTCGCGCTCGGCTGCCACCCGATCCGCGCGCGCGGCGGGGCCGACAAGCGCCGCAAGGAGGTGCTGGAGCTTTTCCCGCGCCTTGCCGAGCGGCAGAAACAGCTTGCCGGCACCATGTCGGGCGGCGAGCAGCAGATGGTCGCCATCGCCCGTGCGCTGATGTCGAACCCCGAGCTGCTGCTGCTCGACGAGCCGAGCCTCGGCCTTGCCCCGATCGTGACCAAGGAGGTGTTTGCCGCACTTGGCCGCATCCGCCAGACCGGGCTCACCCTGCTCATCGTCGAGCAGAACGTGCGCGCCAGCCTCGCGCTTGCCACCCGCGGCTACCTGCTGGAAGCCGGGCGCGTGGTGGGCAGCGGCAGCGCCGACCAGTTGCAGAGCGATCCGGCCGTGCAGCGCGCCTTCCTGGGCGGCACGTCGGAACCTCTCGAAACCGAAATGAAGTGA